In one window of Mercurialis annua linkage group LG4, ddMerAnnu1.2, whole genome shotgun sequence DNA:
- the LOC126678957 gene encoding V-type proton ATPase subunit D, which produces MAGQGQRLNVVPTVTMLTVVKARLVGATRGHALLKKKSDALTVQFRQILKMIVSTKESMGEIMKASSFALTEAKYVAGDNVKHVVLENVKTASLKVRSRQENIAGVKLPKFDHFTEDDTKNDLTGLARGGQQVQACRAAYVKAIEVLVELASLQTSFLTLDEAIKTTNRRVNALENVVKPKLENTISYIKGELDELEREDFFRLKKIQGYKKRELERQLASAEQFAEEQVAEKISLQKGISLKSAHNMLSAAMERDEDIVY; this is translated from the coding sequence ATGGCAGGCCAAGGCCAGCGTTTGAATGTAGTTCCAACTGTCACGATGCTAACAGTTGTGAAAGCTCGACTTGTTGGTGCAACAAGAGGTCATGCTCTCCTCAAGAAGAAGAGCGATGCTTTAACTGTGCAGTTTCGTCAAATACTTAAAATGATTGTCTCTACTAAAGAATCAATGGGAGAGATAATGAAGGCATCCTCATTTGCTCTTACTGAAGCGAAGTATGTTGCTGGTGATAATGTTAAGCATGTTGTCCTAGAGAATGTCAAAACTGCATCTCTTAAAGTTCGATCTAGACAAGAAAATATTGCTGGTGTGAAGTTGCCCAAATTTGACCATTTCACTGAAGATGATACCAAGAACGATCTTACTGGATTGGCTAGAGGTGGTCAGCAGGTTCAGGCCTGTCGTGCTGCTTATGTAAAAGCTATTGAGGTTCTTGTTGAGCTTGCTTCACTTCAGACCTCATTTTTAACACTCGATGAGGCAATCAAGACAACAAATCGTAGGGTTAACGCATTGGAAAATGTTGTGAAGCCTAAATTGGAGAACACAATCAGTTATATCAAAGGAGAGCTCGATGAGCTTGAGAGGGAGGATTTCTTCAGGTTAAAGAAGATACAGGGTTATAAGAAGCGGGAACTCGAGAGACAGCTAGCATCTGCCGAGCAGTTTGCTGAGGAACAAGTTGCTGAGAAAATTTCTTTGCAGAAAGGAATTTCGCTAAAATCAGCTCACAACATGTTGTCTGCTGCAATGGAGAGGGATGAAGATATTGTTTACTGA